A segment of the Triticum urartu cultivar G1812 chromosome 1, Tu2.1, whole genome shotgun sequence genome:
CATGGACCTAGCCTATTGGTCGCAAATGCCAATCCAGGCAGAAACAATCACGCCGAGAGGTTCCCAAGCTCGGGAACTGGCGCCACGAGCTCTGAACACGCACCGAATTCTCCGCAATGCGGCGGCGAATCCCGCGAGACAAGCAACCGAAGCTCCTACGCGCGGAATTTCCACCAGCGGGCAGCAGATCACGAAAGGAGACAAGGAGAAGGAGCCGAACCTGTCGGCGGAGTCCTGCACGCACTCGGCCGCGGGGAAGAGCGGATCCGACTCCCAGCGCCCGAAGCCCTCCGCCATGGGGCGAGCGGGATCCGGCCGGCCCCGAGCGGATTCGAATCCGCTGGAGCGGGGAAGGGGACGACGACGCGGGCGCTGGAGCGCGAGGGGAGGGAGAGATTCTCTTCTCCGGTTGGTGGATTTCTGGCTCTGGACTGGTTTTCTGTAGCGTTCCTCCTGCTCCCCCCTTCCCCTTTTCCTCTTTCGTGCGCCGTCTAACGGGTGGCCGCTTTGCGGATGAGCCCCCGTGACAGCGCAAAATTGCGCGTTTGCAAGGACCAATGAGTTGCGCGTGTTGCGTGCGCGTCAGTTGCGGCTTAAAATAGGCACCTGGCCTGGGCTGAGCTGCCTCGACCACCTTCCATGTGATTCACGATTCAGGCACACTTGGGCCGTGACAAAGCAAGAGAAAATGTCGAGACAATGCTACATACAGTGGTTCAAGACGAACCTCTTGTCCTGAATTCTTCATCTGATCTTATTTGAACACAACACGAGATCAAGGCTCGATGTAACCCAGCCATCCGGGCGAACACGAGAATTTCACAAGAATCGGCTTATTTCCCGCAGGAACGAGCAAAGCACCAAACAGGGCCATATGATGGCTGAGAAGAGACCGCCATGAATGGTTTACACTATGAAAAGATACGATTTCATATGCACTCTAATGCTATCACACACACGGTCTATCACCTAAAGCTTTTGCAACGGAAGGAAACAAAGCAGAAAGGCATAACTAAGAGTCTACTGCAAGAACTGGGAAGCTTATGACACTGCAAAGATGAGCTAGACTACTTGGGGGGCCTTCAGCCTCTGGAAAACCCCGAACGCCCTTTCCGCTGTAGGAACTCGGGAATCTGCAGCTTCGGGCCTTCGTCCTGGGAGGATGAAGAGAACCGGGAGCTGCGGCCGCGGTTCACATCGCCTCCAGCCTGAGCATCCAGGATTTACATTAGAACACTGGGCGCGGAAGTGAGCAGAAAGTAGTCGGTGGAATGCAAGAGGGTGTACCTGCGCGGGTCGGACTTCACTTTCCTCCTGGCGCTTGAATCCAGTTGCAATCAAGGTTATGCTCACCTGAAAGGGGCTCCATGTTATTAGCATGTGCGCTGATGCCATGCGTTTGTTTACCAGGGTGGGTTTTAATGGTCTTTAAATTGTATAAAATATGGTTTACTTGATTAAAAGTAAATGCAATTTATATATATTTCTCTGGGCAAGAAGACTCTTGTGACAGGCGTTGATTACTTACCTGACCAGTATATGATGGGTCTATGACAGACCCAAATATTAGATTTGCACCAGGATCGACGAGATCATATATCACTTCAGCTGCTGCATTCACCTACAAAGAGGATGACCAGTGGGGTTCAGGCCAAAAGTAGTTCAAAAATTTAGTGACGTTCTTGCATGTTAGCAGCAGGCTCAGTGCAAGCTCAAAGTTACAAATGAATGAGGCCTTCTAAACTAACTTAGCTGCCAAAGTTGTCCACTAAAAACCAAATAAATTTGATTAGCTTGCTATGTTGGTCACGATATAAACTAGAATGCATATAACTTTTACGAGCCGTTCTGTCTAACAGAGATTGTGTATATGATACCTCTGTCAATGTTAGGTCACTCCCTCCGGTGATATTCCACACAATTCCTGTTGCTCTTTCAATACCAATATCAAGTAGAGGAGACTGAATGGCATTGAGTGCAGCATCTCTTGCTCGTGTCTTACCTGCAGATAGGCCAACAGAAACAGCAAGACAAAAGAGAGAGGGTAAGCGGTTGTTGGTGTGGCTGTTGGCATGCTATGATGTCCAGAAATGCAATCTAAGCATGATTAGGAGTCAATATAACTGCATAAAGCCACACAGAAGTAATAGTGAAACTTGTGGTTAGTTACATGACTTTCGACGGAGAAAATCAAGTAATTAACTACATTCCATTTATATTATTAGCACAATATCCTTAGGAGTTTCACAACAAGCATTAACTCTATATGAATGCAAGGCAGTATACATGTGCATGCGGCATTTGATGTTGAACAAATAAGGTTCCCTGAAATTTAACCTGTTGCTGTTCCAATTCCCATCAAGGATGAACCTGCATCTGACATAACTGATCGTACATCAGCAAAGTCAACATTGACCAAACCTGGCACCTGCAAGCAAAAAAAGGTAGCAGCAAATCACATGTTTAGCTGCATATATCAGCCAACTGTAGTCAGAGTAAATATGTTGACAAAAACATGGGCTAAAGATATATGAACTTTCAGACTCGTGCAAATGGCATAACAAGCAGACAGGCCGTGAATGTTGTGTAAAGATAATAGCTAGAAACAATGGAGGAACGAAGTGCAATAGTTGACAATGGGATTCTATTTTTATCCTGTTCCAGCTAACTGGGTATACATAATGGTAAAAATTAAGATACAATGATGTAGTTTGGATATTCCAAAGAAGTGTATACAATGTTGGATCAGGAAAGAACTAGGAATCAGTAACAATTTAAACCCGCTGCATAGTGTGAAGGTGATGATTTTGGAACATAAAAAAAGGCTAAACAAGGAAATGGTCAGAGGAGATTGTTGATCCATAGTTACATGAGTGTGTAAACTGTAAACCGAACTTGGTTTTCTGAACACATCGCATGCCACTTCTTTGAAATCATACTTGGCAAATGTAATAAAATAGCTAACACAAGGTATAGCATAGCAGCATATTATCTTACAGTGATGATATCTGAGATTCCACGGACACCCTGCCGGAGAATATCATCTGCCAAATTAAAGGCTTCTGTCACAGGAGTATTTGGAGAAACAGCAGTCAGTAACTTATCATTTGGGATTACGATCAGTGTATCAACATTGCTCCTCAAGGCCGCAATTCCTTCTTGTGCCTGGAGTGCCCGCCTTCTTCCCTCAAATGAAAACGGGGTCGTCACGATTCCAACAGTTAATATACCCATAGACTTTGCGATCCCTGCTATAACGGGCGCCCCGCCAGTGCCTGTTCCACCTCCCATTCCAGCCTGTAAAATGAATTTGAAGGTTCAAAGGCGACCAATAGAGCATATCAATTATCATATTCCTTTCAGTCAAAGCACATAAATGATTATATTTGGGTAAATGAATAAGTACTCTTAACTTAACATGTCTATCTAGGATATTGTTACTCTCAAATATGATCAATTCCTGATGTGTTCTAAAATCTCTATATTGGGTGACAAGCAAGGTGTTGCAATTCACAAATTGTACATCAATTAAGCAACAGCAAAAGCGCAACTTGCACAAGCAGCTGGACGTACCGTGACAAAAACCATATCAGCTCCAGACACTGCCTTTTCTACCAACTCCTGGCTTTCCTTGGCTGCGTTCATGCCGATTTCTGGGTTCCCACCAGCACCAAGACCTCTTGTCAGTTCCTGGCCAATCGGCAGCCTGTTTGCCGGGTCAATGGGCGACATCCTCATAGCCTGGAAATCAGTGTTCACGATCCAGAACTCCACCCCCTTCATGGAGCTCTCAATCATCCTGTTCACGGCGTTGGAGCCGGCACCTCCAACCCCAATGACTTTAATCCGGGGCTCATTGTAGCGGTACGCGATGGAAGCGTCTGCTAGTGGTAAGGTCTCAATTGCTTTCCCGATACCCTGCTCCTTGCTGGGGGCAGCAACTGCGCCATTATCCTCTCCGTAGAGCATCGAGATCTCGGGGTGGAGGTCGTACATGGTGTCCTTGGGGGTGCGCCGGGGCCCAGATTGGCGCGAGTTTGCGGAGCATTCGAATCGACTAGGGCGACCAGCGAACCGCCTCTTCCTCAGGAAGTGCGTCGCATTGACACCGCGAAATGTCTTCCCGGCCGGCGGCGGATCCAGATGGCGTGCGGGGTGTGCACCGGCACACCCGAAACTTGTGGAGAAGCTCATACCTCGGAACGGATGTCCGAGATTGCGGACGGGGTGGAGACGGCGGGGACGCGGGGACGCGGAGAGGTGGAACGCGGACggcgatggaggcggcggcgcggggggtAAGGGGGCGGTGCTGTGGTAGGCCGGCGGCTCTAGGGCACGGGCCGCCTTTGGGTCGGCCGGCAGCTTTGGGTAGGTCAGAGGAGCAAAGGTGATGGTGGTGGGGGCGGAAAACCCTCTGCTGTTTTCAGCGAAAAAAATGGAGAGGGTGGCCGGCGGAAGCGATAGGTTTTGATGGTTCGGATTCGTTGGCTGGGTGAACGGAGGGCGCAGATTTGATGATTTCGGATGGAACCAAGGAAAAACGTGATTACCGAGTCCATGGGGATGGATGCCCTAACAGCATACCAAATCCGATTCAAAGACATCTAAAACGAATCGATGTCAAGAGATGTTTTTGATGCGAACTGAGCATAGCTCGTACTAGCTGAGATGAATGAATAGGTTCCTTGTGATGGAACCATGCCACCAGAGTTTAAATTCTAGACTAGATTTGACACTGTTGTGCATATTTTTTGGATTTATTTCAGACTTTCCTGTGATGTTCGTTCGATGGGAGGAGGTTTTTTTGTCGACTACGAGAAGCCTATGATGACTTCTTCAATCTTAAAATGTTGTGTCGTCTCAGTAtttcgaaggtgctcatagggatgGATGTGCGTGCGTGCATTCATAAGGATTAGTATATATGAGTGTCTCCAATTGTATTGTGTTCAAAAAAGATATTTTTCATGCATCATTTCTTTTGAGAAAACTTACGTTATGTGATTGATTATCATGGGTGTGGTTAATTTCCGTTCAAGGCTTTACTGGTTCGATTAAACATTGATTCTTAATTGAGGGATGTTTTTTTGTGGTGTTGTGCTACATCACCATTTCTCTTCGGAAAAAACCAACAACTCCTACGGAAGTAGTTGATAGCAAGCACAAATCATATAAGTAAAGACAATAGACAAATAACCATGAGTACAGAGTTAGGGTTAAGGATAACCTAAACTCCAAAGAGAATAATGTATCCCCATGTTCACTTTCTTGGAGGGCAGCTAGTCACCGTTAGTCACCGTTGGAGGGGCGaatgttaccacgaaggcacatCGATGCCACGAAGGCTCACTCTATTCTTCTTGAGGCAACACCACGAAGGCGTTAAGTGGCAGACCTTGAGGTGGtctccaaaccttcacaaactttcCAAGGGTAATCACAATGAATGATTTATCTCTAAAGAACTCCTACCACCTAGGAGtgtccaacctccaagagtagcAAGATCAAGGGGAAAATGatcaagacttgctcaaatcatGATTTTCTTTGGTCAAAAGAGGGAAAgggagtggatctatcacttaGCGGAGTTTCTCTCAAGAACTCTTACAAACGCCTCTGAGATCTAGGATTTGGTGTAGAGGAGAGTGAGAGGGAGCACTTCAGGGTTCTTGGGTGTTTTCAAATGAAGTGGTCAACCCTCTCCCGGAGTGGGATGGGAGTATTGTTGGAACTATCAGTGTACTGCAAGTACCAGACACCCGGTTGCTGAAGCAAGTGCACCATGAAGAAACTAGAGCAAATGGCCAAGTGTGAGATGTACCGGACATCTGGTACATACCAGACATCCGGTGACTCATAGAGCATCGAACATCCCGTAGATGCCAGAAGTTCAGTAATATTCAATTTAAAAGCTTATGTATAGATCCAACGGACATCCGGTGGCTCAAGGAGTACCAGATGTTCGGTGGTTACAAGAAGTCCATGGGTTTTGGCTTTGTATTGGTATACTGGACATCCGGTACTGATCGGACATCTGGTGGTATGGTGCCACCGAACATCCGGCAGTCACCAAAAGTCCGGTAATATTTATTGATTTTGGTTATGTGTAGGTATATCAGATGTCTGGTGGGTATCGGATATCCGGTGAAGCAGTGAAGACCAGTATATTTTGTAAGCAACCTTATGAGTGTATATTGTAAACATCTATCCTAGGGCACTAT
Coding sequences within it:
- the LOC125519969 gene encoding cell division protein FtsZ homolog 2-2, chloroplastic-like; translated protein: MSFSTSFGCAGAHPARHLDPPPAGKTFRGVNATHFLRKRRFAGRPSRFECSANSRQSGPRRTPKDTMYDLHPEISMLYGEDNGAVAAPSKEQGIGKAIETLPLADASIAYRYNEPRIKVIGVGGAGSNAVNRMIESSMKGVEFWIVNTDFQAMRMSPIDPANRLPIGQELTRGLGAGGNPEIGMNAAKESQELVEKAVSGADMVFVTAGMGGGTGTGGAPVIAGIAKSMGILTVGIVTTPFSFEGRRRALQAQEGIAALRSNVDTLIVIPNDKLLTAVSPNTPVTEAFNLADDILRQGVRGISDIITVPGLVNVDFADVRSVMSDAGSSLMGIGTATGKTRARDAALNAIQSPLLDIGIERATGIVWNITGGSDLTLTEVNAAAEVIYDLVDPGANLIFGSVIDPSYTGQVSITLIATGFKRQEESEVRPAQAGGDVNRGRSSRFSSSSQDEGPKLQIPEFLQRKGRSGFSRG